A single window of Streptomyces diastaticus subsp. diastaticus DNA harbors:
- a CDS encoding SigE family RNA polymerase sigma factor: MNAPHGKNPGAVVTRLHDVAVRANEKSGAVSGRGCARGAGRQHAVHAERQPRVTVFDALQTGRGASGDPRDRDAYGETGDRPERTERDDAEAAFTAYVRERRASLYATAYHLTGDRYEAEDLLQSALFSTYRAWHRISDKAAVGGYLRRTMTNLHISAWRRRKLNEYPTEELPETAGDTDAMRGTELRAVLWQALARLPELQRTMLVLRYYEGRTDPEIADILDISVGTVKSSIWRSLRRLRDDEVLSFGRDQEESFGELVA, from the coding sequence ATGAACGCACCGCACGGCAAGAATCCTGGTGCGGTTGTCACGCGTCTGCACGACGTGGCGGTCCGGGCCAACGAGAAGTCCGGTGCCGTGAGCGGGCGGGGGTGCGCTCGCGGCGCCGGGCGTCAGCACGCCGTACACGCGGAGCGCCAGCCCCGCGTCACCGTGTTCGACGCGCTCCAGACCGGCCGGGGGGCCTCGGGGGACCCCCGGGACCGGGACGCGTACGGGGAGACGGGGGACCGGCCCGAGCGGACCGAACGGGACGACGCCGAAGCGGCGTTCACCGCGTACGTCCGCGAGCGCCGCGCCTCCCTGTACGCGACCGCCTACCACCTGACCGGTGACCGGTACGAGGCCGAGGACCTGCTCCAGAGCGCGCTGTTCTCCACCTACCGCGCCTGGCACCGGATCAGCGACAAGGCGGCCGTCGGCGGGTACCTCCGCCGCACCATGACCAACCTGCACATCAGCGCCTGGCGGCGCCGCAAGCTCAACGAGTACCCGACCGAGGAGCTGCCGGAGACGGCCGGCGACACCGACGCGATGCGCGGCACCGAACTGCGCGCCGTCCTGTGGCAGGCGCTCGCCCGGCTCCCCGAACTCCAGCGCACCATGCTGGTCCTGCGCTACTACGAGGGCCGCACGGACCCGGAGATCGCGGACATACTCGACATCAGCGTCGGCACGGTGAAGTCCAGCATCTGGCGGTCGCTGCGCAGGCTGCGCGACGACGAGGTGCTCAGCTTCGGCCGTGACCAGGAGGAGTCCTTCGGCGAACTCGTCGCCTGA
- a CDS encoding aldehyde dehydrogenase family protein, with the protein MSDKPEPTVRLSVSKTYKLYVGGKFPRSESGRVYEVTDSKDRPLANAPQGSRKDARDAVVAARKAFGGWSGATAYNRGQVLYRIAEMLEGRADQFTREVAEAEGLSRAKAAAQVSAAVDRWVWYAGWTDKIAQVVGGANPVAGPFFNLSSPEPTGVVAVLAPQRSSLLGLVSVLAPVLATGCTAVVTASEDRPLPALSLGEVLATSDVPGGAVNILSGRTSELAAPLAAHQDVNAIDLTGAAGGLAVELERAAADNLKRVLRPADAEGNGEDFAADPGIRRLTPFLETKTVWHPTGSLGVSGSAY; encoded by the coding sequence ATGTCCGATAAGCCGGAGCCGACGGTGCGGCTCTCCGTGTCCAAGACCTACAAGCTGTACGTCGGGGGGAAGTTCCCCCGCAGCGAGAGCGGCCGGGTGTACGAGGTGACCGACTCCAAGGACCGCCCCCTGGCCAACGCCCCCCAGGGCTCCCGCAAGGACGCCCGGGACGCGGTGGTCGCCGCCCGGAAGGCGTTCGGCGGCTGGTCGGGCGCGACCGCGTACAACCGGGGCCAGGTCCTGTACCGGATCGCGGAGATGCTGGAGGGACGCGCGGACCAGTTCACCCGCGAGGTCGCCGAGGCCGAGGGGCTCTCCCGCGCCAAGGCCGCCGCCCAGGTGTCGGCCGCCGTCGACCGCTGGGTCTGGTACGCCGGGTGGACCGACAAGATCGCGCAGGTCGTGGGGGGCGCCAACCCGGTCGCGGGCCCGTTCTTCAACCTCTCCTCGCCCGAGCCGACCGGTGTCGTCGCCGTCCTCGCCCCGCAGCGCTCCTCGCTGCTCGGGCTGGTCTCGGTGCTCGCCCCGGTGCTCGCCACGGGCTGCACCGCCGTGGTGACCGCCTCCGAGGATCGCCCGCTGCCCGCGCTGAGCCTCGGCGAGGTGCTGGCCACCTCGGACGTGCCCGGCGGCGCGGTCAACATCCTCAGCGGCCGCACCTCCGAACTGGCCGCGCCGCTCGCCGCCCACCAGGACGTCAACGCGATCGACCTGACGGGCGCGGCGGGCGGACTGGCCGTGGAGCTGGAGCGGGCCGCCGCCGACAACCTCAAGCGGGTGCTGCGCCCGGCGGACGCCGAGGGCAACGGCGAGGACTTCGCCGCCGACCCGGGCATCCGCCGCCTGACGCCGTTCCTGGAGACCAAGACGGTCTGGCACCCCACCGGTTCGCTGGGCGTCTCCGGCTCGGCGTACTGA
- a CDS encoding PspC domain-containing protein, whose translation MSSSLVRPTRGRMIGGVCAALARRFDTTVGTMRVLFVVSCLLPGPQFLLYLALWFLLPSEKSVARESW comes from the coding sequence ATGTCCTCCAGCCTGGTCCGGCCCACCCGCGGACGGATGATCGGCGGCGTCTGCGCGGCGCTCGCCCGGCGCTTCGACACCACCGTCGGCACCATGCGTGTGCTCTTCGTCGTCTCCTGCCTGCTGCCGGGTCCGCAGTTCCTGCTGTACCTCGCGCTGTGGTTCCTGCTGCCGAGCGAGAAGAGCGTCGCCCGGGAATCGTGGTGA
- a CDS encoding uridine kinase family protein, protein MSSLSPIPTRVVLLTGPSGSGKTSLAAHSGLPVLALDDFYKESGDPTLPPLAATGETDWDSPLSWDADAALDAIEALCRRGRARVPVYDIGASARVGESTLDIDRTPLFIAEGIFAADLVERCRERGLLADALCLRGHPTTTFRRRLARDLREARKPLPVLLRRGWRLMRAERAIVTRQSALGAHPCTREEALCRLAAAAAGRHVTARGTAADRAQPLAGA, encoded by the coding sequence GTGAGCAGCCTCAGTCCGATACCGACCCGCGTGGTCCTGCTGACCGGTCCCTCCGGCTCCGGCAAGACCTCGCTCGCCGCCCACTCCGGCCTGCCGGTGCTGGCACTCGACGACTTCTACAAGGAGAGCGGCGATCCGACCCTGCCGCCGCTCGCCGCGACGGGCGAGACCGACTGGGACTCCCCGCTCTCCTGGGACGCCGACGCGGCCCTGGACGCCATCGAGGCGCTCTGCCGCCGGGGCCGCGCCCGGGTCCCGGTCTACGACATCGGGGCGAGCGCCCGCGTCGGCGAATCCACCCTGGACATCGACCGCACCCCGCTCTTCATCGCCGAGGGCATCTTCGCCGCCGACCTGGTCGAACGCTGCCGCGAACGGGGCCTGCTCGCCGACGCCCTGTGCCTGCGCGGCCACCCCACCACCACCTTCCGCCGCCGCCTCGCCCGGGACCTGCGGGAGGCCCGCAAGCCACTGCCGGTGCTCCTGCGGCGCGGCTGGCGCCTGATGCGCGCGGAGCGCGCCATCGTCACCCGCCAGTCGGCCCTGGGCGCCCACCCCTGCACCCGCGAAGAGGCCCTCTGCCGCCTGGCGGCAGCGGCGGCTGGGCGGCATGTGACGGCGCGGGGGACGGCGGCCGACCGCGCCCAGCCGCTCGCGGGGGCGTGA
- a CDS encoding phospho-sugar mutase, with the protein MSAPSDDLNRRAAAWLAEDPDPETRAELAALIQAAETDPAPLAERFAGTLTFGTAGLRGELGAGPTRMNRAVVIRAAAGLAAHLRDTGQAEAGPVVIGYDARHNSARFARDTAEVMAGAGLTALLLPRPLPTPVLAFAVRHLGAVAGVEVTASHNPPRDNGYKVYLGDGSQIVEPADAEIAARIAAVGALDSVPRTEGGGTVLDEAVVEAYLDRAAGVLAAGSARSATTVHTALHGVGAAPLAAAFARAGFPAPVPVAEQAEPDPDFPTVAFPNPEEPGAMDLALATARRVCPDLVLANDPDADRLAAAVPDEAAEGGWRMLRGDETGALLAAHLVRRGLPEGGVLATSVVSSSLLSKIAEAAGAGYAETLTGFKWISRAEGLAYGYEEALGYCVDPDGVRDKDGITAALLLTELASELKADGRTLLDLLDELAVRHGVHATSQLSVRVEDLSVIARAMERLRSAPPERLGGLPVVRTEDLSAGAGGLPPTDGLRYTLDGARVVVRPSGTEPKLKCYLEAVVPVGGPEGLPEARAAAARTLAAVEADLAEAAGL; encoded by the coding sequence ATGTCCGCCCCGTCCGACGACCTGAACCGGCGGGCCGCCGCCTGGCTCGCCGAGGACCCCGACCCCGAGACCCGCGCGGAACTGGCCGCCCTGATCCAGGCCGCCGAGACCGATCCGGCGCCGCTGGCCGAGCGGTTCGCGGGGACGCTGACCTTCGGCACGGCGGGGCTGCGCGGCGAACTGGGCGCGGGCCCCACCCGGATGAACCGGGCCGTGGTGATCCGGGCCGCCGCCGGACTCGCCGCCCACCTGCGGGACACCGGGCAGGCAGAGGCCGGGCCGGTCGTCATCGGCTACGACGCGCGGCACAACTCCGCCCGGTTCGCCCGCGACACCGCCGAGGTCATGGCGGGCGCGGGGCTGACCGCCCTGCTGCTCCCCCGCCCGCTGCCCACCCCGGTCCTGGCCTTCGCCGTCCGGCACCTGGGCGCGGTCGCGGGCGTCGAGGTGACGGCCAGCCACAACCCGCCCCGGGACAACGGCTACAAGGTCTACCTCGGCGACGGCAGCCAGATCGTCGAGCCCGCCGACGCCGAGATCGCGGCCCGGATCGCGGCCGTCGGCGCGCTGGACTCCGTACCGCGTACCGAGGGCGGCGGGACGGTGCTCGACGAGGCGGTGGTCGAGGCCTACCTGGACCGTGCCGCCGGTGTCCTCGCCGCCGGCTCCGCCAGGTCGGCGACCACCGTCCACACCGCGCTGCACGGCGTGGGCGCCGCCCCGCTGGCGGCAGCCTTCGCGCGGGCCGGGTTCCCGGCGCCGGTGCCGGTGGCCGAGCAGGCCGAGCCGGACCCGGACTTCCCCACCGTGGCCTTCCCCAACCCGGAGGAGCCAGGCGCCATGGACCTGGCGCTCGCCACCGCCCGCCGAGTCTGCCCCGACCTGGTCCTCGCCAACGACCCGGACGCGGACCGGCTCGCGGCCGCCGTCCCGGACGAGGCGGCCGAGGGCGGCTGGCGGATGCTGCGCGGCGACGAGACGGGCGCACTGCTCGCCGCCCACCTGGTCCGCCGCGGACTGCCCGAGGGCGGGGTGCTCGCCACCTCGGTCGTCTCCTCCTCGCTGCTGTCGAAGATCGCCGAGGCGGCCGGTGCCGGGTACGCGGAGACGCTGACCGGCTTCAAGTGGATCTCCCGCGCCGAGGGGCTGGCCTACGGCTACGAGGAGGCGCTCGGGTACTGCGTCGACCCGGACGGCGTCCGCGACAAGGACGGCATCACGGCGGCGCTCCTCCTGACCGAGCTGGCCTCGGAGCTGAAGGCGGACGGGCGGACGCTGCTGGACCTGCTGGACGAACTGGCGGTCCGCCACGGCGTCCACGCCACCTCGCAGCTCTCGGTCCGGGTGGAGGACCTGTCCGTCATCGCCCGCGCCATGGAGCGGCTGCGTTCGGCTCCGCCCGAGCGCCTGGGCGGGCTGCCGGTGGTGCGGACCGAGGACCTGAGCGCGGGCGCGGGCGGACTGCCGCCCACCGACGGCCTGCGGTACACCCTGGACGGGGCGCGGGTCGTGGTCCGCCCGAGCGGCACCGAGCCCAAGCTCAAGTGCTACCTGGAAGCGGTCGTCCCGGTCGGCGGCCCGGAGGGGCTGCCCGAGGCGCGGGCCGCCGCCGCCCGGACGCTGGCCGCCGTCGAGGCGGACCTCGCCGAGGCCGCCGGGCTCTGA
- a CDS encoding aldehyde dehydrogenase family protein, producing MAEMSETTTGAAKDAAGSPGSPGDLGPFGPFVYAPAPESRAVVDLAPSYGLFIDGEFTEAADGQVFKTLSPSTEEVLAEVARAGAEDVDRAVGAARGAFGPWSALPGSERAKYLFRIARIIQERSRELAVLETLDNGKPIKETRDSDLPLVAAHFFYYAGWADKLEHAGFGPAPRPLGVAAQVIPWNFPLLMLAWKIAPALAAGNTVVLKPAETTPLSALFFADICRSAGLPKGVVNILPGYGDAGAALTAHPDVDKVAFTGSTAVGKEIARTVAGTRKKLTLELGGKGANIVFDDAPLDQAVEGVVNGVFFNQGQVCCAGSRLLVQESVAEEVVDALKRRLATLRLGDPLDKNTDIGAINSAGQLARITELTDAGEAEGAERWSAPCELPSTGHWFAPTVFTQVTQAHRIAREEIFGPVLSVLTFRTPAEAVAKANNTPYGLSAGIWSEKGSRILAVAERLRAGVVWANSFNKFDPTSPFGGYKESGHGREGGRHGLEAYLDVR from the coding sequence ATGGCCGAGATGAGCGAGACGACGACCGGCGCGGCGAAGGACGCCGCGGGTTCCCCGGGTTCTCCCGGCGACCTCGGCCCCTTCGGCCCCTTCGTCTACGCGCCCGCACCCGAGTCCCGCGCGGTGGTGGACCTCGCCCCCTCCTACGGACTCTTCATCGACGGCGAGTTCACCGAGGCGGCCGACGGGCAGGTCTTCAAGACCCTCTCCCCGTCCACCGAGGAGGTCCTCGCCGAGGTGGCCCGCGCGGGCGCCGAGGACGTGGACCGCGCGGTCGGGGCGGCCCGCGGGGCGTTCGGCCCCTGGTCGGCGCTGCCCGGCTCCGAGCGTGCCAAGTACCTCTTCCGGATCGCCCGGATCATCCAGGAGCGCAGCCGCGAACTGGCCGTCCTGGAGACCCTGGACAACGGCAAGCCCATCAAGGAGACCCGCGACAGCGACCTCCCGCTGGTCGCCGCGCACTTCTTCTACTACGCGGGCTGGGCCGACAAGCTGGAGCACGCCGGTTTCGGCCCCGCCCCGCGCCCGCTCGGCGTGGCCGCCCAGGTCATCCCGTGGAACTTCCCGCTGCTGATGCTGGCGTGGAAGATCGCCCCGGCGCTGGCGGCGGGCAACACCGTCGTGCTGAAGCCCGCCGAGACGACGCCGCTCTCCGCGCTCTTCTTCGCCGACATCTGCCGCAGCGCGGGCCTGCCCAAGGGCGTCGTCAACATCCTCCCCGGCTACGGCGACGCGGGCGCGGCCCTGACCGCCCACCCCGACGTCGACAAGGTCGCCTTCACCGGCTCGACCGCGGTCGGCAAGGAGATCGCCCGCACGGTCGCGGGCACCCGCAAGAAGCTCACCCTGGAACTGGGCGGCAAGGGCGCCAACATCGTCTTCGACGACGCCCCGCTCGACCAGGCCGTCGAGGGCGTCGTCAACGGCGTCTTCTTCAACCAGGGGCAGGTCTGCTGCGCCGGTTCGCGCCTGCTGGTCCAGGAGTCGGTGGCCGAGGAGGTGGTGGACGCCCTCAAGCGGCGGCTGGCCACGCTGCGCCTCGGCGACCCGCTGGACAAGAACACCGACATCGGCGCGATCAACTCCGCCGGGCAGCTGGCCCGGATCACCGAGCTGACCGACGCGGGCGAGGCGGAGGGCGCCGAGCGCTGGAGCGCCCCCTGCGAGCTGCCGTCCACCGGACACTGGTTCGCGCCGACCGTCTTCACCCAGGTCACCCAGGCCCACCGGATCGCCCGTGAGGAGATCTTCGGCCCGGTCCTGTCGGTGCTGACCTTCCGCACCCCGGCCGAGGCGGTCGCCAAGGCCAACAACACGCCGTACGGCCTCTCCGCCGGCATCTGGTCGGAGAAGGGCTCGCGCATCCTCGCGGTCGCCGAGAGGCTGCGCGCGGGCGTGGTGTGGGCCAACTCGTTCAACAAGTTCGACCCCACGTCGCCGTTCGGCGGCTACAAGGAGTCGGGCCACGGCCGCGAGGGCGGCCGGCACGGTCTGGAGGCGTACCTCGATGTCCGATAA
- a CDS encoding sensor histidine kinase, translating to MRPAHTAAPRGGESRAPEERESTGDEQVVDGTGESRRARGRLLAGLRFTSLRLRLVLVFGLVALTAAVSASGIAYWLNREAVLTRTQDAALSDFHQELQSRAAALPPHPSQAELRDAAMEMADSSQHYSVVLLARNEDGHLVAGNSDLDTFTVADVPRPLRDAVGEEPETSTGDPAAYHLFWQRTVEDGTPYLIGGARVAGGGPTGYLKKSLQAEADDLNSLAWSLGIATTLALIGAALLAHAAATTVLKPVHRLGVAARRLGEGKLHTRLRVSGTDELAELSRTFNRTAAALEKQVDAMSDREEASRRFVADMSHELRTPLTAITAVTEVLEEELDAETGSVDPMIEPAVRLVIGETRRLNTLVENLMEVTRFDAGTARLVLDTVDIADQITACVDARAWLDAVELDAERGILAHVDPRRLDVILANLIGNALKHGGSPVRVSVRVEPPAERPDGTAGSGDQLVIRVRDHGPGVPEEVLPHVFDRFYKASASRPRSDGSGLGLSIAVENAHIHGGDISAVNSPEGGAVFTLRLPMDGGAVEAEGDEDTGDDGGPGTAAPGEEGGDRR from the coding sequence GTGAGACCGGCGCACACGGCCGCCCCGCGGGGCGGCGAGAGCCGCGCGCCCGAGGAGCGGGAGAGTACGGGCGACGAGCAGGTCGTCGACGGGACGGGCGAGAGCCGGCGCGCGCGGGGGCGGCTGCTGGCCGGGCTGCGGTTCACCAGTCTGCGGCTGCGGCTGGTGCTCGTCTTCGGACTGGTCGCGCTGACCGCCGCCGTCTCCGCGTCGGGGATCGCCTACTGGCTGAACCGTGAGGCGGTGCTGACCCGCACGCAGGACGCCGCGCTCAGCGACTTCCACCAGGAGCTCCAGAGCCGCGCGGCCGCCCTGCCGCCGCATCCCTCGCAGGCCGAACTGCGGGACGCGGCGATGGAGATGGCCGACTCCAGCCAGCACTACAGCGTGGTGCTGCTCGCCCGGAACGAGGACGGCCACCTGGTCGCGGGCAACTCCGACCTCGACACCTTCACCGTGGCCGACGTGCCGCGCCCGCTGCGCGACGCGGTCGGCGAGGAGCCGGAGACGTCCACCGGCGACCCGGCGGCGTACCACCTGTTCTGGCAGCGGACGGTGGAGGACGGGACGCCGTACCTGATCGGCGGGGCGCGGGTGGCCGGGGGCGGTCCGACCGGCTACCTGAAGAAGTCGCTCCAGGCGGAGGCGGACGACCTCAACTCGCTGGCCTGGTCGCTGGGGATCGCCACCACGCTGGCGCTGATCGGCGCCGCGCTGCTGGCGCACGCCGCGGCGACGACGGTGCTCAAGCCCGTGCACCGGCTCGGGGTCGCGGCCCGCCGGCTCGGCGAGGGCAAGCTCCACACCCGGCTGCGGGTCTCGGGCACCGACGAACTGGCCGAACTCTCGCGCACCTTCAACCGGACGGCGGCAGCCCTGGAGAAGCAGGTCGACGCGATGAGCGACCGGGAGGAGGCGAGCCGCAGGTTCGTCGCCGACATGTCGCACGAGCTGCGGACCCCGCTGACGGCGATCACCGCCGTCACCGAGGTGCTGGAGGAGGAACTGGACGCGGAGACCGGCAGTGTCGACCCGATGATCGAACCGGCGGTGCGGCTGGTCATCGGCGAGACCCGGCGGCTCAACACGCTGGTGGAGAACCTGATGGAGGTGACCCGCTTCGACGCGGGGACCGCCCGGCTGGTCCTGGACACCGTCGACATCGCCGACCAGATCACCGCCTGCGTCGACGCGCGGGCCTGGCTGGACGCGGTGGAGCTGGACGCCGAGCGGGGCATCCTCGCCCACGTCGACCCGCGCCGCCTCGACGTGATCCTCGCCAACCTCATCGGCAACGCCCTCAAGCACGGCGGTTCCCCGGTGCGCGTCTCGGTCCGCGTCGAGCCTCCCGCGGAGCGTCCGGACGGTACGGCCGGCTCCGGGGACCAGCTGGTCATCCGGGTGCGGGACCACGGCCCCGGCGTCCCCGAGGAGGTGCTGCCGCACGTCTTCGACCGCTTCTACAAGGCGAGCGCCTCCCGGCCGCGTTCGGACGGCAGCGGTCTGGGCCTGTCCATCGCGGTGGAGAACGCGCACATCCACGGCGGCGACATCAGTGCCGTCAACTCCCCCGAGGGCGGAGCGGTCTTCACGCTGCGGCTGCCGATGGACGGTGGCGCGGTGGAGGCCGAGGGCGACGAGGACACCGGCGACGACGGCGGTCCCGGGACCGCCGCACCGGGTGAGGAAGGCGGCGACCGGCGGTGA
- a CDS encoding VanZ family protein, translating to MQRQGWGGESPPIGFRATGGLLLVAHLLLVGWVTLRPLDVPWVSATNLHPLAGIRADLARGPAEAAARIGSGLALLAPLGILLPLADGRLHVSPVGSLLRTVSAAALISLAIELLQTGVPGRVVDIDSVLLNTAGVAVLHLAVVPAARARLRRRPDGPRRRAPSARGGGTRPGPSERPGQGSPEVLRRWEEGRAQGATPTITRVGVAP from the coding sequence GTGCAGCGTCAAGGCTGGGGCGGCGAGAGCCCCCCGATCGGCTTCCGTGCGACTGGGGGTCTCCTCCTCGTCGCCCATCTCCTTCTCGTCGGATGGGTCACGCTGCGTCCCCTGGACGTTCCCTGGGTGAGCGCGACCAATCTGCATCCGCTGGCCGGCATCCGTGCCGACCTCGCCCGCGGCCCCGCCGAGGCGGCCGCCCGGATCGGCTCCGGGCTGGCCCTCCTCGCGCCCCTCGGCATCCTGCTGCCGCTGGCCGACGGGCGCCTCCACGTCTCTCCGGTCGGTTCGCTGCTGCGTACGGTCTCGGCGGCGGCGCTCATCTCGCTGGCGATCGAACTCCTCCAGACGGGCGTGCCCGGCCGGGTGGTGGACATCGACTCGGTCCTGCTGAACACGGCGGGGGTGGCCGTGCTCCACCTCGCTGTCGTCCCCGCCGCGCGGGCCCGGCTGCGCAGGCGGCCCGACGGGCCGCGCCGCCGAGCGCCCTCGGCCCGGGGCGGCGGGACGCGTCCTGGCCCTTCCGAACGGCCGGGCCAGGGCTCCCCCGAGGTGCTCCGCCGCTGGGAGGAGGGCCGCGCTCAGGGTGCGACCCCGACGATTACCAGGGTGGGTGTCGCCCCGTAG
- the deoC gene encoding deoxyribose-phosphate aldolase: MSRKELKSEFGDVTATETGLRRFLHGLPGVDPVGLEARAAALGTRSIKTTAKAYALDLAISMIDLTTLEGSDTAGKVRALGAKAVLPDPSDRSTPRVAAVCVYPDMVATAKAAVAGSPVKVASVATGFPAGRVTLDVKLADTREAVAAGADEIDMVIDRGAFLAGNYGKVHEEITAVKDASGPARLKVIFETGELSTYDNIRRASWLAMLAGADFIKTSTGKVGVNATPANTLLMLQAVRDFRDRTGVRIGVKPAGGIRTAKDAVKFLVLVNETAGPDWLDSHWFRFGASSLLGDLLMQRQKLRTGRYSGPDYVTVD, encoded by the coding sequence ATGTCCAGGAAGGAACTCAAGAGTGAGTTCGGCGACGTGACCGCCACGGAGACCGGCCTCCGCCGGTTCCTGCACGGGCTGCCCGGCGTCGACCCGGTAGGACTGGAGGCCCGCGCCGCCGCGCTCGGGACCAGGTCCATCAAGACCACGGCCAAGGCGTACGCCCTGGACCTGGCGATCTCCATGATCGACCTGACCACGCTGGAGGGGTCCGACACGGCGGGGAAGGTGCGGGCGCTCGGCGCCAAGGCCGTCCTGCCCGATCCGTCGGACCGCTCGACGCCGCGGGTCGCCGCCGTCTGCGTCTACCCCGACATGGTGGCCACCGCGAAGGCCGCCGTCGCCGGTTCGCCGGTGAAGGTCGCCTCGGTGGCGACCGGCTTCCCCGCCGGGCGGGTCACGCTCGACGTGAAGCTGGCCGACACCCGCGAGGCGGTCGCGGCGGGCGCCGACGAGATCGACATGGTGATCGACCGGGGCGCGTTCCTCGCGGGGAACTACGGCAAGGTCCACGAGGAGATCACCGCCGTCAAGGATGCCTCGGGCCCGGCCCGGCTGAAGGTCATCTTCGAGACCGGCGAGCTGTCCACGTACGACAACATCCGCCGTGCCTCGTGGCTGGCGATGCTGGCCGGAGCCGACTTCATCAAGACCTCGACCGGCAAGGTCGGCGTCAACGCCACCCCCGCCAACACCCTGTTGATGCTCCAGGCCGTCCGCGACTTCCGCGACCGGACCGGCGTCCGGATCGGGGTGAAGCCCGCGGGCGGCATCCGCACGGCGAAGGACGCCGTGAAGTTCCTGGTGCTGGTGAACGAGACGGCGGGCCCGGACTGGCTGGACAGCCACTGGTTCCGCTTCGGCGCCTCCAGCCTCCTCGGCGACCTGCTGATGCAGCGCCAGAAGCTCCGTACCGGCCGATACTCCGGCCCCGACTACGTCACGGTGGACTGA
- the afsQ1 gene encoding two-component system response regulator AfsQ1 encodes MPSLLLIEDDDAIRTALELSLTRQGHRVATAATGEEGLTLLREQRPDLIVLDVMLPGIDGFEVCRRIRRTDQLPIILLTARNDDIDVVVGLESGADDYVVKPVQGRVLDARIRAVLRRGERESNDAAVFGSLVIDRAAMTVTKNGEDLQLTPTELRLLLELSRRPGQALSRQQLLRLVWEHDYLGDSRLVDACVQRLRAKVEDVPSSPTLIRTVRGVGYRLDAPQ; translated from the coding sequence GTGCCTTCCCTGTTGCTGATCGAGGACGACGACGCCATCCGCACCGCCCTGGAGCTGTCGCTGACACGCCAGGGGCATCGGGTGGCGACCGCTGCCACCGGCGAGGAGGGTCTGACGCTCCTGCGTGAGCAGCGGCCGGACCTGATCGTGCTGGACGTCATGCTGCCGGGCATCGACGGTTTCGAGGTGTGCCGGCGCATCCGCCGCACCGACCAGTTGCCGATCATCCTGCTGACCGCGCGCAACGACGACATCGACGTGGTGGTGGGGCTGGAGTCCGGCGCCGACGACTACGTGGTGAAGCCGGTGCAGGGCCGGGTGCTGGACGCCCGCATCCGCGCCGTGCTGCGCCGCGGCGAGCGGGAGTCGAACGACGCGGCGGTCTTCGGCTCGCTGGTGATCGACCGGGCCGCGATGACGGTGACGAAGAACGGCGAGGACCTGCAACTGACCCCGACCGAGCTGCGGCTGCTGCTGGAGCTGTCCCGCCGGCCGGGGCAGGCGCTCTCCCGGCAGCAGTTGCTGCGGCTGGTCTGGGAGCACGACTACCTCGGTGACTCGCGACTGGTGGACGCCTGTGTGCAGCGGCTTCGCGCCAAGGTGGAGGACGTGCCGTCCTCGCCGACGCTGATCCGCACCGTGCGCGGGGTCGGTTACCGGCTGGACGCCCCTCAGTGA
- a CDS encoding PH domain-containing protein: MSTPQSSAPEPRTHRSTASLVTGALLLALGAWFGVDAIWRGSGRTPWVALAALVTLVPLVVAYTLRPAVVSDEDRLTVRNPFRTVTLPWAAVAELRSGFTNEVRSDGRTYQLWALPVSLRARKKAARAQMRDAVADPHGATPTTVSQPVRSDSDQAVEDLREIAERRAAAPTAQGPAVVRWAYEIIAPTAVGAIALVVLVATG; encoded by the coding sequence ATGAGCACCCCGCAGTCCTCCGCACCGGAGCCGAGAACCCACCGGTCCACCGCCTCCCTGGTGACCGGCGCCCTGCTGCTGGCACTCGGCGCCTGGTTCGGCGTCGACGCGATCTGGCGCGGCAGCGGGCGCACCCCGTGGGTGGCCCTCGCCGCGCTGGTGACGCTGGTCCCGCTGGTCGTCGCCTACACGCTGCGCCCGGCCGTCGTCTCCGACGAGGACCGCCTCACCGTCCGCAACCCCTTCCGCACCGTCACGCTGCCCTGGGCCGCCGTGGCCGAACTGCGCTCCGGCTTCACCAACGAGGTCCGCAGCGACGGCCGCACCTACCAGCTCTGGGCGCTCCCGGTCTCGCTGCGCGCCCGCAAGAAGGCCGCCCGGGCCCAGATGCGCGACGCGGTGGCCGACCCGCACGGCGCCACCCCGACCACCGTCTCCCAGCCCGTCCGCAGCGACTCCGACCAGGCCGTCGAGGACCTGCGGGAGATCGCCGAGCGCCGCGCCGCCGCACCGACCGCACAGGGACCCGCCGTGGTGCGCTGGGCGTACGAGATCATCGCGCCGACCGCCGTGGGCGCGATCGCGCTGGTGGTGCTGGTCGCGACCGGCTGA